In Bradyrhizobium sp. 1(2017), one DNA window encodes the following:
- a CDS encoding acyl-CoA thioesterase, with product MHAKLPHPFDDATRITAGDSSWQGHTSDDYWAFVGPFGGATAATILRALIDHPERAGDPLALTVNYCAPIAKGPFDLDVRLVKANRSSQHWSVELSQGGGEVATLATAVFAERRPSWEHRVAQCPDAKPFEETLPFPKISASWANQYEFRFIEGEMRIGPPQAELASTYSKIWISDRTPRKLDMLSLMSMSDAFFGRIFHARRELVPFGTVSLTTYFHTGSEELATEDITRVLATADSKIMHRSYADQNGELWSPNGRLLATTTQIAYFKA from the coding sequence ATGCACGCCAAGCTCCCGCACCCGTTCGACGACGCCACCCGCATCACCGCGGGCGACTCCAGCTGGCAGGGGCACACCAGCGACGATTACTGGGCCTTTGTCGGCCCGTTCGGCGGCGCCACAGCGGCGACCATTTTGCGCGCGCTGATCGACCATCCGGAACGCGCCGGCGATCCGCTCGCGCTCACCGTCAATTACTGCGCGCCGATCGCCAAGGGTCCGTTCGATCTCGACGTGCGGCTGGTGAAGGCCAACCGCTCCAGCCAGCATTGGAGCGTCGAGCTCAGCCAGGGCGGGGGCGAGGTCGCGACGCTCGCCACCGCCGTGTTCGCCGAGCGCCGGCCGTCCTGGGAGCACAGGGTGGCGCAGTGCCCGGACGCCAAGCCGTTCGAAGAGACGCTGCCGTTCCCGAAGATCTCGGCGTCGTGGGCCAACCAGTACGAATTCCGCTTCATCGAGGGCGAGATGCGGATCGGCCCGCCGCAGGCCGAGCTTGCCAGCACCTATTCAAAAATCTGGATCAGCGACCGCACGCCGCGCAAGCTCGACATGCTGTCGCTGATGTCGATGTCGGACGCCTTCTTCGGCCGCATCTTCCACGCGCGGCGCGAGCTGGTGCCGTTCGGCACGGTGTCGCTGACGACCTATTTCCACACCGGCAGCGAAGAGCTCGCGACTGAAGACATCACGCGCGTGCTCGCGACGGCGGACTCGAAGATCATGCACAGGAGCTACGCCGACCAGAACGGCGAGCTCTGGTCCCCGAACGGACGGCTGCTCGCGACGACGACCCAGATCGCCTATTTCAAGGCCTAA
- a CDS encoding glycogen/starch/alpha-glucan phosphorylase, whose protein sequence is MQDQSFQPNFPAPGQPVDELALAEIKGAILAKLRLAIGKDAGMATKHDWYQAAALALRDRIVHRWLTAEKHSYDAGRKRVYYLSLEFLIGRLFTDALNNMGLLKIFEVALGDLGVSLPELRKCEPDAALGNGGLGRLAACFMESMATLSIPAIGYGIRYDYGLFRQIINQGWQQEYPDEWLSFGNPWELQRPEVIYDINFGGSVEHVDDKGRDRAIWHPGETVQAIAYDTPIVGWRGQHVNALRLWSARSPDPLKLDAFNRGDYVSASAEQSRAEAICKFLYPNDESPAGRELRLRQEYFFVSASLQDLVKRHLGSDGQLRSLASKVAVQLNDTHPSLAVTELMRILVDLHNFRWDEAWKITVATLSYTNHTLLPEALETWPVELFERLLPRHLEIIYRINVQHLALAEARCPGDIDFRASVSLIDEKSGRRVRMGQLAFVGSHRINGVSAMHSDLMRETVFHDLNHLYPGRITNKTNGITFRRWLMLANPKLTDLLRETCGEAVLDDPTQLSLIEARASDAEFQKKFRAVKHANKAALARLIGERLGIKVDPGALFDVQIKRIHEYKRQLLNVIETVALYQAIKDDPNGNWVPRVKIFAGKAAASYKYAKLIIKLINDVAEVVNNDPAIGGKLKVAFLPDYNVSLAEVIIPAADLSEQISTAGMEASGTGNMKLALNGAITIGTLDGANIEIRDHVGAENIAIFGLEAGDVMIRRKQGLDASDIIRNSPKLQRAINAIGTGEFSPGDPGRFESIAHALRHLDHYMVSADFDSYYEAQRAVDARWLVSPAWTRASILNVARMAWFSSDRTIREYAEEIWNVPVNPTTPLLPNLRDAAG, encoded by the coding sequence TTGCAAGATCAATCGTTCCAGCCAAATTTTCCCGCCCCCGGCCAGCCCGTCGACGAGCTCGCGCTGGCTGAGATCAAGGGCGCGATCCTGGCGAAGCTGCGCCTTGCCATCGGCAAGGACGCGGGCATGGCAACCAAGCACGACTGGTACCAGGCCGCGGCGCTGGCGCTGCGCGACCGCATCGTGCACCGCTGGCTCACGGCCGAGAAGCACAGTTACGACGCAGGGCGCAAGCGCGTCTATTATCTTTCGCTCGAATTCCTGATCGGCCGCCTCTTCACCGACGCGCTCAACAACATGGGCCTGCTCAAGATCTTCGAGGTCGCGCTCGGCGATCTCGGCGTCTCGCTGCCCGAGCTGCGCAAATGCGAGCCGGACGCGGCGCTCGGCAATGGCGGCCTCGGCCGCCTCGCCGCCTGCTTCATGGAGAGCATGGCGACGCTGTCGATCCCCGCGATCGGCTACGGCATCCGCTACGATTACGGCCTGTTCCGCCAGATCATCAATCAGGGCTGGCAGCAGGAATATCCGGACGAATGGCTGAGCTTCGGCAACCCCTGGGAATTGCAGCGGCCCGAGGTGATCTACGACATCAATTTCGGCGGCAGCGTCGAGCATGTCGACGACAAGGGCCGCGACCGCGCGATCTGGCATCCCGGCGAGACCGTGCAGGCGATCGCCTACGACACGCCGATCGTCGGCTGGCGCGGCCAGCACGTCAACGCGCTCCGCCTGTGGTCGGCGCGCTCGCCCGATCCGCTGAAGCTCGATGCCTTCAACAGGGGCGATTATGTCAGCGCCAGCGCCGAACAGTCGCGCGCGGAGGCGATCTGCAAATTCCTCTATCCGAACGACGAAAGCCCGGCGGGCCGCGAGCTGCGGCTGCGCCAGGAATATTTCTTCGTCTCGGCCTCGCTCCAGGATCTGGTGAAGCGCCACCTCGGCTCGGACGGCCAGCTGCGCAGCCTCGCCAGCAAGGTCGCGGTGCAGCTCAACGACACCCATCCGAGCCTCGCCGTCACCGAGTTGATGCGGATCCTCGTCGACCTCCACAATTTCCGCTGGGACGAGGCCTGGAAGATCACGGTCGCCACGCTCTCCTACACCAACCACACGCTGCTGCCCGAGGCGCTCGAGACCTGGCCGGTCGAGCTGTTCGAGCGGCTGTTGCCGCGGCATCTGGAGATCATCTACCGCATCAACGTGCAGCATCTGGCGCTCGCTGAGGCGCGCTGCCCCGGCGACATCGACTTCCGTGCCTCGGTCTCGCTGATCGACGAGAAGAGCGGCCGCCGCGTGCGCATGGGGCAGCTCGCCTTCGTCGGCTCGCACCGCATCAACGGCGTCTCGGCGATGCACTCCGACCTCATGCGCGAGACCGTGTTCCACGATCTCAACCATCTCTATCCCGGCCGAATCACCAACAAGACCAACGGCATCACCTTCCGCCGCTGGCTGATGCTGGCGAACCCGAAGCTGACCGACCTGTTACGCGAGACCTGCGGCGAGGCCGTACTCGACGATCCGACCCAGCTCAGCCTGATCGAGGCCCGTGCCAGCGACGCCGAATTTCAGAAGAAATTCCGGGCCGTCAAGCACGCCAACAAGGCGGCGCTGGCGCGGCTGATCGGCGAGCGGCTCGGCATCAAGGTCGATCCCGGCGCGCTGTTCGACGTGCAGATCAAGCGCATCCACGAATACAAGCGCCAGCTCCTCAACGTCATCGAGACCGTCGCGCTGTACCAGGCGATCAAGGACGATCCCAACGGCAATTGGGTGCCGCGGGTGAAGATCTTCGCCGGCAAGGCCGCGGCGAGCTACAAATACGCCAAGCTGATCATCAAGCTGATCAACGATGTGGCCGAGGTCGTCAACAACGATCCCGCGATCGGCGGCAAACTGAAGGTCGCCTTCCTTCCCGACTACAATGTCAGCCTCGCCGAAGTGATCATCCCCGCGGCCGACCTCTCCGAGCAGATCTCCACCGCCGGCATGGAAGCTTCCGGCACGGGCAACATGAAGCTGGCGCTGAACGGCGCCATCACCATCGGCACGCTCGACGGCGCCAATATCGAGATACGCGACCATGTCGGCGCGGAGAACATCGCGATCTTCGGCCTGGAGGCCGGCGACGTGATGATCCGTCGCAAGCAGGGGCTGGATGCCTCCGACATCATCCGGAATTCGCCGAAGCTCCAGCGCGCCATCAATGCGATCGGGACCGGCGAATTCTCGCCCGGCGATCCCGGCCGCTTCGAATCCATCGCGCACGCGCTGCGCCATCTCGACCATTACATGGTTAGCGCCGATTTCGACTCCTATTACGAGGCCCAGCGTGCGGTCGACGCGCGCTGGCTGGTCTCGCCGGCCTGGACGCGCGCCTCCATCCTCAACGTCGCGCGTATGGCGTGGTTCTCCTCGGATCGCACCATCCGCGAATATGCCGAGGAAATCTGGAACGTGCCGGTCAATCCGACCACGCCGCTGCTGCCGAACCTGCGCGACGCCGCGGGCTGA
- a CDS encoding GIY-YIG nuclease family protein produces MSHTSAATYYVYILAIRHHGAIYIGVTNDVRARLELHRSGRGSKFVHRYKIFRLVHVEAFATPQEAIAREKQLKFWKRDWKIKLIEQENPDWNDRSGLIRQPG; encoded by the coding sequence TTGAGCCACACGAGCGCAGCCACATACTACGTCTACATCCTCGCGATCCGCCATCACGGCGCGATCTATATTGGCGTCACTAACGACGTCCGCGCACGACTTGAATTGCACCGTTCAGGTCGCGGGTCCAAGTTCGTCCACCGATACAAGATCTTTCGCCTCGTTCACGTCGAAGCCTTTGCGACACCGCAAGAAGCCATTGCACGCGAGAAGCAACTGAAGTTCTGGAAGCGCGACTGGAAGATCAAGCTGATCGAGCAGGAAAATCCTGACTGGAACGACCGATCGGGCCTCATCCGACAGCCGGGGTAA